In Ferrimicrobium sp., the sequence TCCGCTTCCAACTTCCCGGAGCTGCCTGTGGCCGGATGAGAGTGCTCGTACTTGGCCGAAACCTCCGCTCTCTCGCTGATGGAGGGCAGCGCGGCACCGGAAATATCTTAGCTATTCCACTCAATCTGAACAGCAAGGATGTTTTAGCTGACCATCGTTTCGGCGGTTAGCGAGGTAACGGGGTCTTACAGCCCTTCGTTCCTCCCAGGATACAAGGCTCATTCAAATATGCAACTGGATGGATAGGACTATCCGGTCTCTCCTTCTCAAGCAACCGGGGATGCACTGCACTTGCTTCCCTCAAGAGCTTGATCAGCTGGTCAAGTGATGGTGTGATGACTTGGGGGACTCGAGCCTTGGGAGGAGATGCCAATAGAGCAACCTAGCTTGGAGGACGGGTCAGTTCTAGCGCGCTGCCTACATGAGTCAGTAACTGATCACTCAAAGTGAACTACTGCCTGACATTATGGCCCGCACAGCGCGAGTGCTTTGTGAGAAAGACCCCAACCCCGCCCATCGTCAGTAACGAGGTGCGGAACAACCGACCACTCAAAGTGGAGATGAAGGAGAAGGCATGGATGGCCGGCACCTGATCGATCTGGAATTAAACCATTGAGCATCTGGTCTACTTTCTGTAGAGATCTTCCGGGAGTCGTCTCACAAACGAAGTGGACCGGGTGCGAGGGGCCTTCCAACGCCCCAGATGGAGTTGTCTCTCAAGATCGAGAGGGCAATAGCCAGTCAACGACGTGACGCTGCGTCACTTTTTGGCGGATTCCGGAAGGCAAAGACCCTGGTAGATATGTATCGTTATGTCTGGGTCAAGCACAGTGGCAACGCCGGCAGGATCTGTTGGCAGGGTTCCCGGAGAACTCTAGCATTGCGCAAACATCACGGAACGCGTCAGAAGTCAAACTCGCGGTTCCTCTCAAATCCTTCAGGGTCAGGCAATCCGTTTCTAGTGGTTTGACTCGGGGGTCTGCAACTATGGAACAATACGGCATTACTGCTATACTGTCAATATGGGTAAGGAGAAGACTTTTGTCACAGTCCAGAGTCGGGGTGTAGTCGCAATTCCACCAGCGATCCGGCGTCACTTAGGCTTGGATCAGGCGGGTGCACAGGTCGAGGTGATCGAGCGCGACGGAGAGATCGTTCTTCGTCCACACTTCGCAGTGCCAATGGACCAGGCCTGGTTCTGGTCCGAGCGTTGGCAGCAACTGGAACGAGAGGCCGACGAAGCCATCGCCTCCGGGCATGTCGCTGACGCTGATGGCATCGACGAACTGCTTGGCGAACTCGATTCGTGAGATTCGAAAGAACCGATCCCTTCAAGGCCGACTACCGACGGCTTTCCGAACAAGAACGCCGGGCCTTTCGCGATGCGGCCCGCCAGTTTAACGTAGCCTGTGACCGATTCGTCGAGACTAAAGGTCGGGCAACGTGGCCAGCCAACCTACGCGTCAAGCCCGTCGTAAACGCTCCGGGTGTCTTCGAGATGACGTGGAGCTTTAGCGGTCCGGACGGTCGGGCAACGTGGCAGTGGATAACCTTGCAAGATGCCAATGGTGAGGTGGTGCCTGGGATACGTTGGCGAAGACTAGGTAGTCACACGATCTTCCGGGAACCGTAAAAGGCGGAGAACGCAGGGCTCCCTGGGGTTCTCGATCTACCTCTCCCGTGGGCCGACCCGGACTGGACGGCCCCCTGTTTTTGATCCACCTCGTATGCGAGCCGACATTTTGTAGGTTATCCTCTGGCAGTCATGCGGTCGCGAACGCCAAGTAGTTTTTGGTAACGTCTACGCGTGGCCAAACCAAAAGCTGCCACATCAAGCTGTCCAATCTACCATCGAAACGATGGACGGTAACAATATCTCTCCTGGTCAGGCTGGGTGGAATAGAGAAGATAGTCTTTGGTGTCTGAAGCGCTCCGAAGAACA encodes:
- a CDS encoding AbrB/MazE/SpoVT family DNA-binding domain-containing protein; amino-acid sequence: MGKEKTFVTVQSRGVVAIPPAIRRHLGLDQAGAQVEVIERDGEIVLRPHFAVPMDQAWFWSERWQQLEREADEAIASGHVADADGIDELLGELDS